A window of the Apostichopus japonicus isolate 1M-3 chromosome 8, ASM3797524v1, whole genome shotgun sequence genome harbors these coding sequences:
- the LOC139971154 gene encoding protein PALS1-like isoform X3 — MGAGTAASPSNSPSNSVDLGGYIIMVTELEDGSIKLYGSPADRADLEVGDEIIEVNGNTLESATHAEVITHIQQCVKSRTICLRVKRKSMSEADLENHRLKEAYVVANEEQAKAKLNGIASQKNVEAIDLATYTNNKEIHIPETNGHVEKEEFVVEHGEPVLEASPLRVHADLEEGLLTATNDPSLHAPPYEEEPLAESVQVVKRDSTVNIQERLSQLFPQDTFRIDDPPGDQMVATVGGDGPDLHFSDLETFSIDSSHQSSDPDTSEFVREQSVRQNVVTSSNLPAINFDDLLQESSQSPSQARKAAQESDRMTSNNANMAAVTPEKTPSRRPVREVAVDCPANFVAASGMKNPPNNYHGVNGQATMNGPTRVNGIETIPNNHTNGEANKVGKPKENNHFKVNNFTKNSSHSNSQNTPLLQPVSNKPLFEEKATSSQDYTNSNKPVDVQELFSCLEEIQSKLNDHEDREDIQFLKQLFHNSDFQQALSLHNQVAEVHQQEPLPLPEATNAELLAAEIALSTRDVRSPETDALRRIFADPHTKALLHAHDQIANRDPVQHHQQRHSPVKPGESGKVVVATAAAAAAATPRQVVPVTDGPDRIIRIDKAGNPLGATIVNDNEEVIIGRIIKGGMAEKTGLLHEGDRILEINGMDVNGKSVDEISDMLADVNGTITFRVIPARDIVTPQQPPVATTSARNMVHVKALFKYDPEDDMYIPCKELGLSFDKGDILHIINQEDSNWWQAHRDGEDDQSLAGLIPSKGFQMNREAMKKTLPDDDEPKRGCRCSKNKKNKKKKKKKNPYDAYADDDDSDELELYEEVGIYYANPERKRPIVLVGPPSVGINELKRKLLEDDTTYKAAVPHTSRSRKNHEIDGMDYHFTTKHQFELDIAAGKFVEYGEFGKNLYGISLESISSVVNEGRICILNLHPQGVDRKQNMLGRGPLLRFLRIIKNSDLHPYYIFIAPPSLDRLRQQRTDAGEHLKEEELRNIIEMGRSMEDVYGHYFDCVIIHYDHERAYRDLTTEIQRIQTEPQWVPIKWIRL; from the exons ATCTAGAGAACCATAGATTAAAGGAAGCCTACGTGGTAGCTAACGAAGAACAGGCCAAGGCTAAACTGAACGGAATAGCGTCGCAGAAGAACGTGGAAGCTATCGATCTAGCCACGTATACGAACAATAAAGAGATCCACATTCCAGAAACAAACGGTCATGTTGAAAAGGAAGAGTTTGTTGTGGAGCATGGAGAACCGGTCCTTGAGGCTTCTCCATTGCGAGTGCATGCTGATTTAGAAGAGGGGTTACTTACGGCAACAAACGATCCTTCTTTACATGCCCCCCCGTACGAGGAGGAACCACTGGCTGAATCAGTTCAGGTGGTGAAACGGGACAGCACGGTAAACATTCAGGAGCGGCTGAGTCAACTCTTCCCCCAGGATACGTTTAGGATTGACGATCCGCCAGGGGATCAGATGGTAGCGACAGTTGGAGGAGACGGCCCAGATCTGCATTTTTCTGATTTAGAGACTTTTTCTATCGATTCCAGCCACCAGTCGTCTGACCCAGATACCTCAGAATTTGTAAGAGAGCAATCCGTGAGACAGAATGTTGTAACGTCGTCAAATTTGCCCGCTATAAATTTTGACGATCTTCTTCAAGAGAGTAGCCAATCACCATCCCAAGCGAGAAAAGCTGCCCAGGAGTCTGATCGGATGACTTCGAACAATGCAAACATGGCAGCGGTGACCCCCGAAAAGACTCCTTCCAGGCGGCCCGTGAGGGAGGTGGCAGTGGACTGTCCCGCTAACTTTGTGGCAGCTAGCGGAATGAAAAACCCTCCAAATAATTACCACGGAGTCAACGGTCAAGCCACCATGAATGGACCCACCAGGGTCAATGGGATCGAGACAATACCCAACAACCATACGAATGGTGAAGCTAATAAAGTAGGAAAACCAAAGGAAAATAACCACTTCAAAGTAAACAACTTTACCAAG AATTCAAGCCATAGTAATAGTCAGAATACACCATTATTACAGCCAGTTAGCAATAAACCACTTTTTGAAGAGAAGGCAACTTCATCTCAAGATTATACAAATAGCAACAAACCAGTGG ACGTCCAGGAATTATTCTCGTGTTTAGAGGAAATCCAGAGTAAATTAAACGACCACGAAGACAGAGAAGACATCCAGTTTTTGAAGCAACTCTTCCACAACTCAGACTTCCAGCAGGCTCTTAGTCTGCACAACCAGGTGGCAGAGGTACATCAGCAGGAACCCCTCCCACTCCCCGAAGCAACAAACGCTGAATTATTGGCAGCTGAG ATTGCACTATCAACGAGAGATGTACGGAGTCCAGAGACCGATGCACTTAGAAGGATTTTTGCAGATCCCCACACCAAG GCCCTGCTTCATGCCCATGACCAAATAGCGAACAGAGATCCAGTCCAGCATCACCAGCAAAGACATTCCCCGGTCAAACCAGGAGAATCAGGAAAGGTAGTAGTAGCCACAGCAGCTGCAGCGGCTGCAGCCACACCCAGGCAAGTGGTTCCTGTCACAGATGGACCGGATCGGATCATCAGGATCGACAAAGCCGGCAATCCATTG GGTGCGACGATTGTCAACGACAATGAGGAGGTTATCATCGGTAGAATCATCAAAGGTGGCATGGCTGAAAAGACCGGACTCTTACACGAAGGAGACCGGATCCTGGAAATCAACGGCATGGATGTTAACGGCAAAAGCGTGGACGAAATATCAGACATGCTG GCTGATGTGAATGGTACAATAACATTCCGTGTAATTCCCGCTAGAGACATTGTTACTCCACAACAGCCACCAGTTGCAACCACTTCTGCAAGAAATATG GTTCACGTGAAGGCGCTCTTCAAGTACGATCCCGAAGATGACATGTACATTCCGTGCAAGGAGCTCGGTCTGTCCTTTGATAAGGGAGATATTTTACACATAATCAACCAAGAGGATTCTAATTGGTGGCAGGCACACAGAGATGGAGAAGATGACCAGTCATTAGCAGGACTCATTCCCAGTAAAGGTTTCCAGATGAA TCGAGAAGCGATGAAGAAGACATTGCCCGATGACGATGAACCAAAGAGAGGATGCAGATGTAGcaaaaacaagaagaataagaagaagaagaaaaagaagaaccCCTATGACGCCTATGCAGATG ATGACGACTCAGACGAGCTGGAATTATATGAAGAAGTCGGGATATACTATGCCAATCCAGAGCGTAAGAGGCCCATCGTTCTAGTGGGGCCGCCGAGCGTCGGTATCAACGAACTAAAGCGGAAACTGCTGGAGGATGACACGACGTATAAAGCAGCGGTGCCTC ATACCAGCAGGTCTCGGAAGAACCATGAAATAGATGGTATGGACTACCACTTCACCACAAAGCACCAGTTTGAACTGGACATTGCAGCCGGCAAGTTTGTAGAATATGGAGAGTTTGGTAAAAACCTCTACGGGATCAGCTTGGAGTCCATCTCGTCGGTTGTTAACGAAGGACGCATATGCATATTGAACCTTCATCCTCAG GGAGTGGATCGCAAACAAAACATGCTGGGACGAGGTCCCTTATTACGG TTCTTGAGGATTATCAAGAATTCTGATCTTCATCCATATTACATCTTCATCGCGCCACCGTCCTTGGATCGGTTGAGACAACAGAGGACTGATGCTGGTGAACATTTGAAG GAGGAAGAATTGAGGAACATTATTGAGATGGGTCGTTCCATGGAGGACGTGTATGGGCATTACTTTGACTGCGTTATCATCCATTATGATCATGAACGTGCCTACAGAGACCTTACCACAGAGATTCAGAGGATACAGACGGAACCCCAGTGGGTTCCCATCAAGTGGATAAGACTGTGA